DNA sequence from the Xenopus tropicalis strain Nigerian chromosome 4, UCB_Xtro_10.0, whole genome shotgun sequence genome:
TCTGCTGGCAAAAATCTCCCATGACCGCCCAATAAAAGCCTGCAAATGCTCAGGTATGcattttttaatctaaaaatgcCTCATTTGTCAGTGGGTGCAGTTTTTTCATGTTGCAGCACTAAGAACTAACCTAAAAGACTGGGTATTAGGAAGTTGGCACCTAGTAAACAGTTTATCTAGTATTAATGCCAAAGTAATCAGATATTCACTGTGCGTTACACTCCTTTTGCTCTCAGAAATTTGAAATATATGCTGCTGGTTAAACTGCATAGTTCAAGCACCAGCAACTTCTAATATATAAAGAATAGCAAAAGCCGGATTACAGTGTTATCAGCTCTATTATTTTGCCATCACCTTTATCCATTATAGAGAGCAGCAATGCACCTGAAATAGCTGTTTTAAGGAAATTTAAAATGTTAAGGAATCTGAAAACAGTAAAATGACACTAATGCCTATGCCAACACCTTTCAGGTGAGGTGGCTTCAGCAGTAAAATGTTTAGTTTACTTTCCTTACAAAAGCATGGCACAGCAGGCGACATAATGTCTTCGGATTATCACAAAGGGATAGAAGAAAAATTCAACTCCTTTGAACCCAATGCGGTCAGTTTCCAAAAAGGAAACAGTGAACACATCTATATAGATGACTGAAAGCACATAGAACCCACCTGGAATATATCCTATGAGATTCACCCCATGCGATGGCAGCTTGTTCACAGTACTTAGAGCATTCAGGATCTGCAAagaaatgcaacaatctgaaaaaAATCAAGAGTATTTTTTCTCCACTCTGCACCATCCTGCATGGCTGCAGATAAAGTATTAATAGTGACATCTTCCTCAGCAACATAATCTTGTTACTGAAGAAACAATGACCTATTAGATAAATTTGGTGGTCATAAGCCATGGCCATATATTGGTCATATCTACCTACACATTTATCTATAGTCATattcacaaaaaataaacaaatacagggcatgcaaatgtaaaatgtatctCTTTCAACCTTCAGTTATAAGCCCTATAACTCACAGGGTGCACATTTCAGCAATTAGAACTAAAACAGTCTCCATTGTCAAACTTAGAACATGATGCAGAACAACAGACAAATAGAAGCTTTGAATAGTGTAGTTATGATCCAACAAAGTAATCTATCCAGGTCCAGTACTGGCCCTATTAAGGATTACCAGATTCGTCATTACAGGACTCGTGTGATGGATCGTGTAATGGATATGACAATGGGGTGGTATTCTTATATATCTGTGTCATGGAAATAAATTAAAACTAAacgctaaaaataaatatggacgAACCAGCCTAAAGTTCCAGCAGTTATGATTCGGGTACAGAGGGATCATCATCTTGAACTTCATTAGAATTATCAGTGATCCATGCTCAGAGTGGTCTgagcagctattgagaagctaagtttaggggtcatcacaaaccATCAGACAGAAACCAATGTTCTCATGTCATAGAAACTGATGCAACACGGATGATTATAACATTCTGATGCACTGGTTGATTTCTGCACTGACATGTACTGAatatctgaatgaattactaatcagcattgcactgtgacatttatattctatgtatacagtatatttgtggtCAGTCCCTAAATTCAGGTAACACAGAGAATGTGCAGAGAATCGCATAGCTGTAGCTGCACTGGGCTGTTAAACAATGTGTGTAGCATTTCttccctacttctttgttaagctttagttctctttatgATATGGAAGTATAGGGATATTTcagatgcgggggggggggcggtattTTCTACTATCAATAAAATGTTACAGATTCAGCCTTAACATACATAACACATTCTCTGTCTGCTTCCAGTAATCAACTGTACAAACTCAAACAATTATATTCCAGTCTAAGCATTTAGACATTGAGACTTTTACATAACCTGGGAGATCTTACTaatgctttttataaaaaaaacatgcctCACTCCTTTTGTTACTTATATATATTGAGAGTAAAATTGGATAACAGAGAACAGTCAGGGTCTTGAAAGGTAGATCATAGGCTTCACAGTACAGATTATGAAATAAATTTTAATCACATAGAGGTAATTAATAATTAAGCAGGTTCTATAGATTTGAATAATTTATTTAATGAGGTTCTGCTAGCTGACATGCAGCTGCCTTTTGGGGTGATGGCAACTAAAGAATATTTACCAACCCAcctttatatttagaaaatttttgttttatgaacagctgcacaaaaaaaaaaaaaagtttatttgatcTGGCCAGTTACCTCTTCTCTAGATGCccccattggcaaattttccAGCCAGATAATCCTGGTGGCTCCTTCAGGAAGTGAAGATCTTCTGTAATCTTTATCCTGCCAAAGGAAATCAAACTTAAGGTTAATATATTGCCAGATGAATTTAGCTTGTCACAGAGTTTGacaaatacatggagaaataatGTCTGAAACAATGTAATgttataacaaataatgaaaatCCAAATACTATTTGATATGAAATGCATGCTGCACCAGACTTTTCTGCTGATGGCAATGTGACACCTATGCCAAAAGGTCTCCCCTTAAAGGACACAGACAAGTGCCAAAAGATGGACTGTACGCATTAATGACAAAATGTCAAAAGCCAGTCGAACAAACAGAAAAGAATGGATCTACCTCTGTTGAAGTAAGAAGACTCGCACTATACCTTACTTCCTTGCTGAAGGTCTTCACGAAACGTTCTTTCCAGGGATCGCTTTTCAAGGCTGTAACCACCTCTCAAGTCAGTATCCTTGTAATCCATATTTCTATAATCAGTGTCTTCACTTCCTAAAAATTCCATTGCAGCCTGGCTGTTTGGTACTATGGTAGGTTTTCCAGATGTTGTACCTTGAATTACCTGAGCTTTTCTATCAGGGTCTCCTGTGTGCTTTGTGAATATTGTCCTTTTTTCATTTCCTCCAGCATCTATATCAGTTGCCTGCTTTCCTTTAAGTTCCTGAGCAGCCAGCTGCAGAAAGTCAAAAAGGAGAGAGCCGTGTCTTAGGAGTTCTGCAGGGGTTGCAGACTCTCCTGCCCGGAGATCCTCATCTTTTTGCACATAGCCAGTTTTAACAACTCGGTCAGAGATACCCCCTTTTGAGTCCTgaacaatgttttcttttttgcgCAAGTCCTGGTCACTAGAACCTAGCACAACAGAAGAAGATTCAGCCTTAGAGGGGCCAGCCATGCCATTTTTCAATTTGTTGTTTGCCTCCATATTTTTAGTGTTTATCCTGTCCCGAAAATCCATATCCAAAGACTGAGGGCAACTTGAATGCTGAGATGAACCTCCAGGTTTTGACACAGGGTAAGATGCTTTAGCCAAGTGTGAGGTAACTTTGTCAGAATGATCAGTTGTGTTTAGAGGGACTGAAGTGGGAGGCATACCTGTTGCACATTTGACTTTTGCTGCAGCCACTCCCTCTCTGTAAGCTGCAAACACAGATACAGTTTTCTTTGCCTCCGAACCAGGAGTTAGAGGCTTGACAAATTGTACAGATAGAGACTTTATTTGGCTATCACTATTAGTTTCCTTATTTCCTGCTATTTCTGATTTCTTGTAGTCTGCATTTTCTTTTTCCCGGTAATCTGCATCTGAACTCTTTCTCTCCCGGTAATCTGTGTCAACACGTTGCCGCTTATTCTTTGCATCTCGATAGTCTGAGTCTTCACTCTCTTTTGCCCGGTAATCTGCATCTGAATTATCAAGGTAATCTAAACCTGGAATTTGCTGCTCTCCAGCACTTCCTACAATCTCTGAAGTACTTCCTTTGCTTTCactgtattctgcagaaagtagGAAATGGATTCCCTGGTCTTGCTTTGCTGTAGAAGCTCTATAATCAACAAACCCAAGTTGATTTTTTTCCTCTAAAGTATCAGAAGGCTTAATATAATTTAAAGATGGAGACTTCATCTGTTCGACAGCTGTAGAAgactttctttcctttttatctgaATCTGCAATTTCCTTGCCACGATAATCTGCATCTGTGCCCCTTCTTTCTCTATAATCTGAATCTGTTTGTTTTCTCTTCCTgtaatctgtatttttttcacGATAATCAGAGTCAGGTTCTTTCTCACGATAATCAGAGTCAGGTTCTTTCTCACGATAATCAGAGTCAACCTTTTCATGGTAATCTAAACCTGTTATATTTTGCTCTCTATTTCTGAACCCTATACTCTTACCCTGACATATATCAGAAGTTTTAGTTTCCCCTTCTCTGTAACTTACGTATGCTTTTTCtacatctgtgtgtgtgggtTCTACATTTTCATCTTTACTCCCATCTATCTTTTGTTCGCTGCTGCTTATATCATCAAGGTTTTTCTGAATGAACTCTACTGCTCTACTTTCTCTCTCTGTGGAGCATGTTGCAGAAGTATCCTGTGTGCTGTATTCTAAGCCAGTAGTCTCTTCGTTGTTATAGTCTACTATAAGAGTACCTCTATCTTGATAGTTAAAATATGGAGCCTTTGGATCACTATAATCAGTATTTTCCCTTTCTTTATCTCTGTAGTTTAAAGAAGCACTCTCGCTCTCTGAGTAATCTACAATCATTCTCTCCCTGTTATCAAAATCAGTCTggtctctctctctgtaacccaTGCCTCTTTCAGTTTCTCTAAATTTAAAGACATCCAATTCTCTTGCTCTTAAATCCATGTCTACATGATCTCTATAAAACCCATGGATGCCCCTCTCTCTATAATCAATGGATGCTACTTCTCTCTCTCTGAGAGCAAGTAAAGCAGCCTCTCTTTCACGGAGCTGTATTGCTGCAGCCTCTCTTTCCCTTAGCAGTAATTCACCTGCATCCCTCTCTCTAAGTAATAATTCTCTTGATTCTCTTTCTCTTAGTAAAATGTCTGCAGCCTCTCTTTTTCTGAGTTCCAACATCGCAGCCAGCCTCTGTTCGTACTGTAAAGTTGCTGCTGCTTCTCTCTCCATTTCTCTCTCCCTGATCTCCAATGCTACAGCCAATCTTTCTCTAAATTCTAAAGCTTCTTGTTCCCTGAGCTGTGTAGCTGGAGAAAATCTCTCTCTGTACACGGCTGAATGATCTGCCTCTCTATAATCCACATCAGGGATGCCCCTCTCCCTCTGATCTAAACGTGCagcttctctctctctgtagTCCATATCAGGTCCTGAATGGGCTAAGTAGTCAGGATCAGACATCTCTCGTGGTCTGTAATTTATTGGAGGCATCTCTCTCCTTGGGATGCTTTGATTAAGTTCTCCTTCACAAAACTCCATATTCCTCCTGTGCTCATCTTCAGGAAAGGTCCCAAAAGGACTACCACCTCTGCCAGCAAATCGAGGCAATGGACCTCTTGGTGCACCCCGAAAGGGAAAAGGAGGATGACCTCTGTCACCACGGCCTCGTAATCTTGGACGGAAACCATGAGGACCTCTGGGTGGAAAAAATTCTCCTGGGCGTCccctgtggggaaaaaaaaagcaaagttatTATACAACACAGAACAATCATTCATACCAATGCAACACTGAATTACAGTAGCAGCACATAAAACACCAACCACAAAATATTCATGGCAAAACATTACCTTAGTGGTATTGTGGATTATTACAGTCAGAGAAGTAATGCTCTTTTATGTCagagattaaaggaaaagtaaaaatcactggggggtaccaaaatgttgcagtgcgaagacagaaggaagagggtCACTCTCTTGCAGCTACCCAAgcttggtgcagttttctccaagaaggagcaccagcccggggtataaggtaagcaattacaatcactgtggggtaCATTTTCTCACCTTTCAGTGATTGTGCCTTATCCTGTACAATGAAATCACAGGGGTTTTTTTGGACTTCAGCACAATATGTATTTAaagataaatacatatatgtaaagtCAGTTTGCAATGTCCAACTTGATAGAGGTGTCTTTTCATCCTCAACTACATGTAACTATGTCCAGAGGGAAATGGCTGATGGTGTCAATAATCATGGGACCAAGCAGCAGAtttaagagatatatatatatatatatatagcccccccttatatatattatatatataaataaatgttaactcACCGAAAAGCAGGGACTGGCGGGCGAGGGTTTTCCCACATCTCTTCCGGCTTTCAAGTTCTGCAAAAGGTAAATTAAGACTGGATTGAAGCTGcatttaaaatgaaacaaaataaatcaataatattgATAAAACTATCTTGCAATAAAAaggtattattaaaaataaaagcagtaaTGTAGCTTCCACTAAGAAACATGCCAATTGTAaaaaagacaaatttaaaaacaaaaaagtatgctaTAGTTTCCATTAAACCCTTTAAACACCTCGCAATATAGACTCTACAGCACTGATGTGAAACAAGAGTATGTTTCTGGGTTTCCTTTTGATTTTTGCAGCCCATTCCCCCATATTACTTTAGAAAATGGTTACAGGTATATAAAAATAGTAAGTAAAAATAATTTTCCCCTTGTTCCAGTATCCAAATAATCATTCAAAACCAATGCTCAAATTTAAGACAGAGCCCCACCACCTTTTTAGGCGGATGCATGCACAAAATTGCCACCTGTGGGTTTTGGTGACGTGAGCTTTTTGTTTGCCTGGAAAAGCTCACAAGTTTGTAGATGGCAGTCAATAATCTCTTAAAATATTGGTTTTGGCTAcaagtggaaaaaaaatcaacaatataaaaatatcaaattaaaaaaaaaatacataaatactttTGACCAGTGCAAGAATCCCGATTCTCCCCAATAATACAACTGACTGGATATGGAGCACAAAGTAAAAAGGAACAAACTCACAGATAAATGAGATTTTGGCGGCTCACATTTCCTTTTAATTGCATGGGTATATCAGAGGCTGCACTAAGGACAGCTCTATTCATTTGAGGAAAATTATAACTTTGAACTAAAATTTAAAACAACATAGGACAGAAGGcttcacattatgttttgggattctgAACCGGCCCAAGGCCACCGCAAGCTTTTAGCCGTAAAGAGCTGAGCCACAGAAGATTCCCCAAATAGTTTACCATCTCCTTTGCTCCTTATTATAACCCCCCctctagggctgggcgatataccgtttaataccgaataccggtgtttttttttttttaaaactatattcatttttcagataccgcaacaccggggtgtcagggtactcacccgtgcagcCTTCTTGCGTGCGCACGTCccattgtccgcgggacgttgcacacacgcgtccaggtgcgcgtgcgtcaaagcgcacgtacatgtcaaagcgtgcacgtccgcgacgcgctgacggcgccggttctgcgcatgcgtggggggtatttaaagctatcaaacgcctcctcctgtgctatgttgtctgcggccttgcctgggaaactaagcctgcctgatttaccttacgactttctgttgccgatcctttgcTTGCcagactctgattttcaatactgcagtaattattctctaatttattagttaatggggttaacacctaatcatgcatggaaaaaaaaaataccatcaaataccgtgacaccgatataattttgaaaaataccgtgatataaatttttggtcataccgcccagctctaccccCCTCTGTATAATTCATTACTGTTAATGAAGCATAATTAGTTCAGTATATATAATACAAGCAGGCATACGTTTCAGCCCCCCCTTTATCTGCCTGGGTTGTATGCTCTTAGCAAGGAGATAACCCAAACCCCAGCCAAGCTGAATACATTGATATGAAGAAGTGTTGCACTGCAACCCCTCCAAGCAGAACCATCCCTTCGGCCTACAGCTGAGACCTAccccaaccccctccctgcccagTCAGTCTGCGTTGCACCACACAAGCAACATAAAGCTAAAAGGCCACGTCTGCTAAATGCATATGACATTTATACTTCATAGTTGCTAGTGACTGGTTCCAATTCTATACAGACACACTTTATTCCCAGGGCCCCGAATGTTATCAATACACACACTAAAAGCTCCTGCTATAACTACTGAGTGCGTCTAACTCACACAATCAGGCGTTTCCAAAAACCATATAGATGTGTATTTTAACGACGGTCCCCGCTGTAGCACCGCTTCTCCGCTGCCCATACGCtgttctcctcctcttcctccttcccaCATAGAATGCGCAGACACTTCCGCCCAGACCGGAAAAGGCGGGAATATCCCGAGACGCAGGGTACCATGGGCATTGTAGTCCAGGTAGCCAAAGAAAGGTGATTGTAAGAGCTATCTCTTAGGAGCGCTATTGTTGCTGGGAGATGTATCTAGAAGCATCCTGGGGTGAGCTGAGGTGTATTGTGGCTGGGTTTCAggttttagggagaaaaaaataacCTTGTGTTTTAATAATAGTAGGTGTCGACTGTTGCATTGGTAAAGGGTGGAAATAGAGGTGGGTTCAGGAGGGCCGAATATCTGCAAAGTCATAAAGTTTATGGTAGTCCTATAGATACattaagaaataatatatatatatatatatatatatatatatatatatatatatataaatagagaaataCGTGTGCCTGGGATTGAGGGCACTATACAGAGAGCAGCACCTGATTGTGTCCCTTTATAGGTGATCTGTGCCTAaaaattctgttttatttgttCCAGATGAACGAAAATATAGTTCACTGCCCCTTTTAAGTGGGtttaaagtaatttgtaaatgcCATTGCAGTTGAAAACAGTTTTTATCCTGTTCTactctctggttctgactctatggggcagatttatcaaaatgtgggtttagagctcaatacataaaaactcacccatgttctattcattcctatgggatttttagaggggtatttatcaaatggtgagttctaaatttcacccattaataaatacgcttctaagaatcccataggaatgaatagaacataggtgagtttttatgtattaagctctattttgataaatcttcccctatgtAGCAGAAGTCACTTCCCCCCCAGGTTAAtcagctgctacattgtttcagaaaccAATAAGCAGAGAATGCAGACAAATACTTCAAATATCACTATGCAGgcttgcagatatatatatatatgtatatagcaaaAATTTACCCTCAGTTGTAAAAAAGATATAAATCACAGAGGAGTTTAATGACCATATTAAGGAGGTGACTTTTAATACCATCATATTTTACCACAGGGAAGTACATCATTTTTAAGTTACATACATATAAGTTACAGTGAATCGTAATAGAAATGGcatcactgattataactgatgacttcATACCGTTTATAAGAATATTATTtgcaggatatttatggctttatatatatatatatatatatctcaaaccaGGGGTGGCACTCCGCTTCAGTCTTTATCCCGGGTGCAAGGTTAATAGTTTAAGTATCAATTCAAGAACAATTCATGTGAATGATGTGATAGAAATGGcatcactgattataactgatgacttcATAACGATTATAAGAATATTAATTGCAGGATATTTATTGCTCTTatggctcatatatatatatatatatatatatatatatatatgtgtgtctttCAAACAAAGAACCGCTCATACAGGACTTACGAAAAAtcaaaaaaattagtttttagaGCGAAAAACTGACGTTTCAGCCGTTACCCCAGCCTTTCTCTAATAAATAATTCTCTTCTAAGTCCTGTATGAGCGGTTCCTTGTTTTCCTTGTTTAAAGCTGTTTGTTTGTACCTGAAgggctgcacccaggcattcattttttttttttgttgttatcattctttttattgttttcgAGAGTGCCGccattctgtttgtttgtttgtatatatatacctgAGGGCCCATtcttagagaaaaagaaaaatacttaaaaaaaaaaaagtctaactAAAAGATGCAGCTAAACAAGCGGCTGGGGGGATACCCCTCCATTCCATGATCAGTTCATTTGCATTTGATGATAAGCGAGGCGAGTGGTTGCTGCCCTTGGAGCAAGACTGGAATGGAACTAGACCCAACCACAGCGCTGAGGGCACGGTGGCCTATCTTATATATTTTAACCTGGAGGGCACAACAAATGTTTGCAAGTATAGTTTACTTCCACACTGTACATATATTAATGAAGATTTTCCCTTTATGAGTTGCATATGGGTGCATTTCACCCAAACTCAAATTTCTGTGCCCACTTTAAATTGCCATTGTAAATGTCTTTTATTTTCCTATGGCTGTACATTTAATGTTACAGTGTTGCTGCATTCAATGCATGACATTTTTGGGTATATTTATGCCtattttataatgttatttggtttGTTTGATCTGCTTTCCAAGTCTGAGGCTGTACCTGACCAGGACCACTGTTAGGGGCATACAGcatacagggggtactgcagtcagggcCCACATGACAGAGGGGGGCCGAAGAGACATGATTATGAGTATGATTTGCAGGTAGGGGTGGAATGTGGGGGAATGGACAGGATTTGGGTGGATTGTGGGTGGTATTTCGGCAAATTGGGTGTGACCTAGGTGGATTAGGGGTGTGGTCATGCatgatctgcctgtgtattttttctttttgggcCCCATTCTGCATGCTG
Encoded proteins:
- the LOC100498473 gene encoding RNA-binding protein 6-like isoform X4 translates to MWENPRPPVPAFRGRPGEFFPPRGPHGFRPRLRGRGDRGHPPFPFRGAPRGPLPRFAGRGGSPFGTFPEDEHRRNMEFCEGELNQSIPRREMPPINYRPREMSDPDYLAHSGPDMDYREREAARLDQRERGIPDVDYREADHSAVYRERFSPATQLREQEALEFRERLAVALEIREREMEREAAATLQYEQRLAAMLELRKREAADILLRERESRELLLRERDAGELLLREREAAAIQLREREAALLALREREVASIDYRERGIHGFYRDHVDMDLRARELDVFKFRETERGMGYRERDQTDFDNRERMIVDYSESESASLNYRDKERENTDYSDPKAPYFNYQDRGTLIVDYNNEETTGLEYSTQDTSATCSTERESRAVEFIQKNLDDISSSEQKIDGSKDENVEPTHTDVEKAYVSYREGETKTSDICQGKSIGFRNREQNITGLDYHEKVDSDYREKEPDSDYREKEPDSDYREKNTDYRKRKQTDSDYRERRGTDADYRGKEIADSDKKERKSSTAVEQMKSPSLNYIKPSDTLEEKNQLGFVDYRASTAKQDQGIHFLLSAEYSESKGSTSEIVGSAGEQQIPGLDYLDNSDADYRAKESEDSDYRDAKNKRQRVDTDYRERKSSDADYREKENADYKKSEIAGNKETNSDSQIKSLSVQFVKPLTPGSEAKKTVSVFAAYREGVAAAKVKCATGMPPTSVPLNTTDHSDKVTSHLAKASYPVSKPGGSSQHSSCPQSLDMDFRDRINTKNMEANNKLKNGMAGPSKAESSSVVLGSSDQDLRKKENIVQDSKGGISDRVVKTGYVQKDEDLRAGESATPAELLRHGSLLFDFLQLAAQELKGKQATDIDAGGNEKRTIFTKHTGDPDRKAQVIQGTTSGKPTIVPNSQAAMEFLGSEDTDYRNMDYKDTDLRGGYSLEKRSLERTFREDLQQGSKDKDYRRSSLPEGATRIIWLENLPMGASREEILNALSTVNKLPSHGVNLIGYIPGYSLGSVCVEFSLVEEAVGCMEACKGFLLFRGKKVSLKYIPNSEKWSCQQCKVVNVLSKERCWQCSALRSGSDHLPDRDLTKDSKNASSSKLQRGRKRKSKQRATSSSPDKWKEKTPPSERSPMAIRRQTKEGKLKAEAESTTIIMKGISLSSRPDSVVKALKPYLQLSPSNVRIIKNRKHDHGGGTFGFIDLKSHKEAVRLIVLIRELKPPLTVDGKPVTVSLAVGQRRTDPLKNEQGKFNKANKKNLSGQAKRRQRRAMSHTVADSRADSDGPSYIYDAESGLYIDPLTNTYYDPTSPRVNPKAEGETPRREEGQRETSETREQRRAHGRYRSPSPQRRKRDEYSWRSGSEEKESVPRTRRGFREEEDKPRVDEPFKKPLPPSIAKKEPPASEPKVNPLIGLIGEYGGDSEEEDDEQLPLLRKKTPPQPPTQPPPPAPVSQSKPSSAPPSTSINSVQEKLTDWTKIACLLCRRQFPNKEALIKHQQLSDLHKQNLAIHQKIRQSEKELAYLQQKEREDKSGHHKLNESPPEKKRQKYSSRFL
- the LOC100498473 gene encoding RNA-binding protein 6-like isoform X2; the encoded protein is MWENPRPPVPAFRGRPGEFFPPRGPHGFRPRLRGRGDRGHPPFPFRGAPRGPLPRFAGRGGSPFGTFPEDEHRRNMEFCEGELNQSIPRREMPPINYRPREMSDPDYLAHSGPDMDYREREAARLDQRERGIPDVDYREADHSAVYRERFSPATQLREQEALEFRERLAVALEIREREMEREAAATLQYEQRLAAMLELRKREAADILLRERESRELLLRERDAGELLLREREAAAIQLREREAALLALREREVASIDYRERGIHGFYRDHVDMDLRARELDVFKFRETERGMGYRERDQTDFDNRERMIVDYSESESASLNYRDKERENTDYSDPKAPYFNYQDRGTLIVDYNNEETTGLEYSTQDTSATCSTERESRAVEFIQKNLDDISSSEQKIDGSKDENVEPTHTDVEKAYVSYREGETKTSDICQGKSIGFRNREQNITGLDYHEKVDSDYREKEPDSDYREKEPDSDYREKNTDYRKRKQTDSDYRERRGTDADYRGKEIADSDKKERKSSTAVEQMKSPSLNYIKPSDTLEEKNQLGFVDYRASTAKQDQGIHFLLSAEYSESKGSTSEIVGSAGEQQIPGLDYLDNSDADYRAKESEDSDYRDAKNKRQRVDTDYRERKSSDADYREKENADYKKSEIAGNKETNSDSQIKSLSVQFVKPLTPGSEAKKTVSVFAAYREGVAAAKVKCATGMPPTSVPLNTTDHSDKVTSHLAKASYPVSKPGGSSQHSSCPQSLDMDFRDRINTKNMEANNKLKNGMAGPSKAESSSVVLGSSDQDLRKKENIVQDSKGGISDRVVKTGYVQKDEDLRAGESATPAELLRHGSLLFDFLQLAAQELKGKQATDIDAGGNEKRTIFTKHTGDPDRKAQVIQGTTSGKPTIVPNSQAAMEFLGSEDTDYRNMDYKDTDLRGGYSLEKRSLERTFREDLQQGSKDKDYRRSSLPEGATRIIWLENLPMGASREEILNALSTVNKLPSHGVNLIGYIPGYSLGSVCVEFSLVEEAVGCMEACKGFLLFRGKKVSLKYIPNSEKWSCQQCKVVNVLSKERCWQCSALRSGSDHLPDRDLTKDSKNASSSKLQRGRKRKSKQRATSSSPDKWKEKTPPSERSPMAIRRQTKEGKLKAEAESTTIIMKGISLSSRPDSVVKALKPYLQLSPSNVRIIKNRKHDHGGGTFGFIDLKSHKEAVRLIVLIRELKPPLTVDGKPVTVSLAVGQRRTDPLKNEQGKFNKANKKNLSGQAKRRQRRAMSHTVADSRADSDGPSYIYDAESGLYIDPLTNTYYDPTSPRVNPKAEGETPRREEGQRETSETREQRRAHGRYRSPSPQRRKRDEYSWRSGSEEKESVPRTRRGFREEEDKPRVDEPFKKPLPPSIAKKEPPASEPKVNPLIGLIGEYGGDSEEEDDEQLPLLRKKTPPQPPTQPPPPAPVSQSKPSSAPPSTSINSVQEKLTDWTKIACLLCRRQFPNKEALIKHQQLSDLHKQNLAIHQKIRQSEKELAYLQQKEREDKSGHHKLNESPPEKKRQKYSSSEVSADLHHKSDKSSAKVVPTGESYRENMRKLILARYKELE
- the LOC100498473 gene encoding RNA-binding protein 6-like isoform X1, producing the protein MWENPRPPVPAFRGRPGEFFPPRGPHGFRPRLRGRGDRGHPPFPFRGAPRGPLPRFAGRGGSPFGTFPEDEHRRNMEFCEGELNQSIPRREMPPINYRPREMSDPDYLAHSGPDMDYREREAARLDQRERGIPDVDYREADHSAVYRERFSPATQLREQEALEFRERLAVALEIREREMEREAAATLQYEQRLAAMLELRKREAADILLRERESRELLLRERDAGELLLREREAAAIQLREREAALLALREREVASIDYRERGIHGFYRDHVDMDLRARELDVFKFRETERGMGYRERDQTDFDNRERMIVDYSESESASLNYRDKERENTDYSDPKAPYFNYQDRGTLIVDYNNEETTGLEYSTQDTSATCSTERESRAVEFIQKNLDDISSSEQKIDGSKDENVEPTHTDVEKAYVSYREGETKTSDICQGKSIGFRNREQNITGLDYHEKVDSDYREKEPDSDYREKEPDSDYREKNTDYRKRKQTDSDYRERRGTDADYRGKEIADSDKKERKSSTAVEQMKSPSLNYIKPSDTLEEKNQLGFVDYRASTAKQDQGIHFLLSAEYSESKGSTSEIVGSAGEQQIPGLDYLDNSDADYRAKESEDSDYRDAKNKRQRVDTDYRERKSSDADYREKENADYKKSEIAGNKETNSDSQIKSLSVQFVKPLTPGSEAKKTVSVFAAYREGVAAAKVKCATGMPPTSVPLNTTDHSDKVTSHLAKASYPVSKPGGSSQHSSCPQSLDMDFRDRINTKNMEANNKLKNGMAGPSKAESSSVVLGSSDQDLRKKENIVQDSKGGISDRVVKTGYVQKDEDLRAGESATPAELLRHGSLLFDFLQLAAQELKGKQATDIDAGGNEKRTIFTKHTGDPDRKAQVIQGTTSGKPTIVPNSQAAMEFLGSEDTDYRNMDYKDTDLRGGYSLEKRSLERTFREDLQQGSKDKDYRRSSLPEGATRIIWLENLPMGASREEILNALSTVNKLPSHGVNLIGYIPGYSLGSVCVEFSLVEEAVGCMEACKGFLLFRGKKVSLKYIPNSEKWSCQQCKVVNVLSKERCWQCSALRSGSDHLPDRDLTKDSKNASSSKLQRGRKRKSKQRATSSSPDKWKEKTPPSERSPMAIRRQTKEGKLKAEAESTTIIMKGISLSSRPDSVVKALKPYLQLSPSNVRIIKNRKHDHGGGTFGFIDLKSHKEAVRLIVLIRELKPPLTVDGKPVTVSLAVGQRRTDPLKNEQGKFNKANKKNLSGQAKRRQRRAMSHTVADSRADSDGPSYIYDAESGLYIDPLTNTYYDPTSPRVNPKAEGETPRREEGQRETSETREQRRAHGRYRSPSPQRRKRDEYSWRSGSEEKESVPRTRRGFREEEDKPRVDEPFKKPLPPSIAKKEPPASEPKVNPLIGLIGEYGGDSEEEDDEQLPLLRKKTPPQPPTQPPPPAPVSQSKPSSAPPSTSINSVQEKLTDWTKIACLLCRRQFPNKEALIKHQQLSDLHKQNLAIHQKIRQSEKELAYLQQKEREENHSIQRRLQQAKKELEELEREEEGSRQDKSGHHKLNESPPEKKRQKYSSSEVSADLHHKSDKSSAKVVPTGESYRENMRKLILARYKELE